The Anabaena sp. WA102 genome contains a region encoding:
- a CDS encoding STAS domain-containing protein, whose amino-acid sequence MTSKIHVFEPSGILNATAGNELRRQITDILNNGFNMLLIDMSKVSFIDSSGLGALVGAMQSVRNAKGELFVCSINEQVKMLFELTKIDRVLNILSNRKEFDSKVLELANRQKLFKQP is encoded by the coding sequence ATGACTTCTAAAATTCACGTCTTTGAACCATCAGGAATTTTAAACGCCACCGCCGGTAACGAATTACGTCGTCAAATTACTGATATCCTTAATAATGGATTTAATATGCTATTGATTGATATGTCAAAGGTGAGTTTTATTGATAGTTCTGGTTTAGGTGCTTTAGTAGGAGCAATGCAAAGTGTGAGAAATGCTAAAGGAGAACTATTTGTATGTTCCATTAATGAGCAAGTCAAAATGTTATTTGAATTAACGAAAATTGATCGAGTTTTGAACATATTAAGTAATAGAAAAGAGTTTGACAGCAAAGTATTAGAACTAGCAAATCGCCAAAAACTTTTCAAACAACCTTGA
- a CDS encoding ATP-binding protein, whose protein sequence is MNHKIYLKTNTDINATSEVLSWLEQINQPPFNNQKIWWELQTLLVEGFINVVEHAHKKLPRETPIELEVIRLEEDIEIRIWSLGEPFELEKQLQITSALEDNDQERGRGLQIMSSIADKLSYKLTDDNRYCLFISKHYC, encoded by the coding sequence ATGAATCATAAAATCTACCTAAAAACCAATACAGATATTAATGCTACAAGTGAAGTTTTATCCTGGCTGGAGCAAATCAACCAGCCCCCATTTAATAATCAAAAAATTTGGTGGGAATTACAAACACTTCTAGTCGAAGGATTTATTAATGTTGTAGAACACGCCCACAAAAAATTACCCAGAGAAACTCCGATTGAATTAGAAGTTATTAGACTCGAAGAAGATATAGAAATTCGGATATGGTCTTTGGGAGAACCTTTTGAGTTAGAAAAGCAATTGCAAATAACTTCAGCATTAGAGGATAATGATCAAGAAAGAGGACGGGGATTGCAAATAATGTCCTCCATTGCTGACAAACTGTCTTATAAACTAACAGATGACAATCGTTATTGTTTATTTATCAGTAAACATTATTGTTAG
- a CDS encoding SpoIIE family protein phosphatase, translating into MFKILVIDDDPILRMVLKKTLKTQGYDVTIAANGEEGIIEAKKLCPALIICDWVMSGIDGLQVCRLIKSDPELATTFFILLTAKGASLGEEDDRVRGLDAGADEFISKPIEMNELKARVRAGLRLHQLSRDLQHQKQILEQLNRDLQHQKQVLETELAEAADYVRSLLPLPIIGSVTIESLFVPSAQLGGDCFDYYWIDDEHLAIYLLDVSGHGVGSALLSVSVLNILRSQSLPNTNFCQPAEVLKALNETFQMSKHGDKYFTILYCVFNRVNHQLVYGNAGHPPAVLIFGNDPSSIEVIKLKSLDLPIGFLQDISFETAILEVAENSTLYIFSDGAYELLQPEGQIWGFDSFVNLLLTHNQTNNNHINQLLPEIINISGNENFDDDLSLLQVNFSGYQNP; encoded by the coding sequence ATGTTTAAAATCCTCGTCATTGATGATGATCCTATCTTACGAATGGTTTTGAAAAAAACTCTGAAAACCCAGGGCTATGATGTTACCATAGCGGCTAATGGCGAAGAAGGAATAATAGAAGCAAAAAAATTATGTCCCGCTCTCATTATCTGTGATTGGGTAATGTCTGGGATAGATGGTTTACAAGTGTGTCGTCTGATTAAGTCAGATCCGGAATTAGCTACAACTTTTTTTATTCTTCTGACTGCAAAAGGAGCTTCTTTAGGAGAGGAAGATGATCGTGTTAGAGGATTGGATGCAGGAGCAGATGAATTTATTTCTAAACCCATTGAGATGAATGAATTAAAAGCACGGGTAAGAGCAGGATTAAGGCTACATCAATTAAGTCGAGATTTGCAGCATCAAAAGCAAATTTTAGAGCAGTTAAATCGAGATTTGCAGCATCAAAAGCAGGTTTTAGAAACCGAACTAGCTGAAGCTGCTGATTATGTGCGATCGCTTTTACCATTACCGATTATAGGATCAGTGACCATAGAATCTTTATTTGTACCTTCAGCACAGTTGGGAGGGGATTGTTTTGATTACTATTGGATTGACGATGAGCATTTGGCAATTTATCTATTAGATGTCTCTGGTCATGGTGTAGGCTCGGCTTTGTTATCTGTATCTGTATTGAATATCTTGCGATCGCAGTCTCTACCAAATACTAATTTTTGTCAACCAGCAGAAGTTCTCAAGGCACTCAATGAGACTTTTCAAATGAGTAAACATGGCGATAAATACTTTACCATTTTGTACTGTGTTTTTAATCGTGTTAATCATCAGCTAGTTTATGGCAATGCTGGACATCCACCGGCTGTATTAATATTTGGAAATGATCCCTCCAGTATTGAGGTTATAAAACTAAAATCTCTAGATTTACCCATTGGCTTTTTACAAGATATCAGTTTTGAAACTGCTATTTTGGAAGTTGCAGAAAACAGCACTTTATATATTTTTAGTGATGGTGCTTACGAATTGCTGCAACCAGAGGGACAAATTTGGGGTTTCGACTCCTTCGTTAATTTATTGCTCACCCATAATCAGACAAATAACAATCATATTAATCAACTCTTACCTGAGATTATAAATATCAGCGGGAACGAAAATTTTGATGATGATTTGTCTTTACTACAAGTTAATTTTAGTGGATATCAAAATCCCTAA
- a CDS encoding DUF3131 domain-containing protein: MIQQHRHYKILRWIALFLSGAFLQFLFCVPTVSLAQNSTPNGCSQISAPLTPEEQIYARAAWQYFVNNYQANTGFTNSTGGYPSGTLWDIGNYLMALNAARWMNLINQSEFDSRFNKFLTNFANLSLFENALPNKVYNAANGKMTDYGNKPVEKGLGWSALDIGRILAAFHIIGTCHPQYKNWLKGVLSKWQLARSLKDDQLYGALVLPNGKTLLVQEGRLGYEEYAVRGYELWGFKAPKAAALEPFKLVDINGVKIPVDTRDFQSTNANNYVVGESYILDGIEFGLEGYLKKYAADILEVQKRRFESTGQLTAVSEDNIDQPPYFLYNTIYSNGVAWATITEKNKPYTELRSISTKAAFGWRYLYPGNAYAQKVFDAVKDLRDPKGGGFYAGLYEETKKPNKSLTGNTNGLIMEILYYKARGNRPLIGGSGVSFAKIPSGDSKPSDSKPSNSKPSDSKPSDSKPSDSKPSDSKPSDSKPSDSKPSNSKPSDSKPSDSKPSDSKPSDSKPSDSKPSDSKPSDSKPSDSKPSDSKPSDSKSPSANSPTPAQSPIPINVTPAKTNTATNPPPLIVKPIPSLGVPQPAKPLPKPLTVVQRRYAQAAWNYFSANSQPSTGLVSDRSDVKGSTLWGLGDYLTALNAAWAMDIISPKEFDQRIRQLLSALAQIPLYAGELPSRGYDPRTLQPVDYGGNPVPEGTGWSSLDVGRLLAALYNLKTDHPEYTEVVDQIALDWSYLRVVREGILSSANVTKDKSGRLVPRINPETRLGYEEYAARGFQLWGFNVDKSAVGGEYKTTSVEGVEVPIERLRKDTKSKVNQYTVSNPFLLYALEFGLDPKMRSLFTAVYQAQAQRYRNTETLTASATTLIERQPYTVHSSIIGQNQPWVALDDDGKLLPEGRLVSSAVAFAYYALLPKDSYTQELIKATTDLYNPLLGFYEGFYEKTGKTALGSTSSTNSMILQSLLYTATKQQPLLRPNTDMKSPWWRAVADGNSGRGLPNTSTQKTQFVSNGTEHYWITVKDGMN; the protein is encoded by the coding sequence ATGATACAGCAACACCGTCACTACAAAATATTAAGATGGATTGCATTGTTCCTAAGTGGAGCATTTCTGCAATTTCTGTTCTGTGTGCCTACAGTATCTTTAGCACAAAATTCTACTCCTAATGGCTGTAGTCAAATTTCAGCGCCTCTGACACCGGAGGAACAGATTTACGCTCGTGCAGCTTGGCAGTATTTTGTCAATAACTATCAAGCAAATACAGGGTTTACTAATTCTACTGGTGGTTATCCTTCTGGTACTCTCTGGGACATTGGTAATTACCTAATGGCTTTGAATGCAGCGCGGTGGATGAATTTGATTAACCAGTCGGAATTTGATTCGCGCTTTAATAAATTTCTTACCAATTTTGCTAACCTTAGTTTATTTGAAAACGCTTTACCAAATAAGGTATACAATGCTGCTAATGGAAAAATGACTGATTATGGTAATAAACCTGTAGAAAAGGGGCTAGGTTGGTCAGCTTTGGATATTGGTCGCATATTGGCTGCTTTTCATATTATTGGTACTTGTCATCCTCAATATAAAAATTGGCTGAAGGGAGTTCTCAGTAAGTGGCAGTTAGCAAGATCACTGAAAGATGACCAACTTTACGGAGCGCTTGTCTTACCTAATGGTAAAACATTGTTGGTACAAGAAGGGCGACTTGGTTATGAGGAATATGCTGTTAGGGGTTATGAACTATGGGGATTTAAAGCACCCAAAGCAGCGGCTTTAGAGCCTTTCAAACTTGTAGATATTAATGGGGTGAAAATTCCTGTTGATACCCGTGATTTTCAAAGCACTAATGCTAATAATTATGTAGTTGGTGAATCCTATATTCTTGATGGCATTGAATTTGGCTTAGAAGGTTATTTAAAAAAATATGCTGCTGACATTTTAGAAGTACAAAAGCGACGCTTTGAATCTACGGGACAACTAACTGCTGTTTCTGAAGACAATATTGATCAACCTCCTTATTTTCTCTACAATACTATTTACTCTAATGGAGTTGCTTGGGCAACAATTACGGAGAAAAATAAGCCCTATACAGAGTTGCGGAGTATTAGCACTAAAGCTGCCTTTGGCTGGCGCTATCTTTATCCAGGTAATGCTTATGCTCAAAAGGTTTTTGATGCTGTTAAGGATTTACGTGATCCTAAAGGTGGTGGCTTCTACGCTGGACTGTATGAAGAAACAAAAAAACCTAATAAATCCTTGACAGGTAATACTAATGGCCTAATCATGGAGATTTTATATTATAAAGCTAGAGGAAATCGCCCCTTAATTGGTGGTAGTGGGGTGAGTTTTGCAAAAATACCGTCTGGTGATTCTAAACCCTCAGATTCTAAACCCTCAAATTCTAAACCCTCAGATTCTAAACCCTCAGATTCTAAACCCTCAGATTCTAAACCCTCAGATTCTAAACCCTCAGATTCTAAACCCTCAGATTCTAAACCCTCAAATTCTAAACCCTCAGATTCTAAACCCTCAGATTCTAAACCCTCAGATTCTAAACCCTCAGATTCTAAACCCTCAGATTCTAAACCCTCAGATTCTAAACCCTCAGATTCTAAACCCTCAGATTCTAAACCCTCAGATTCTAAACCCTCAGATTCTAAATCACCTTCTGCAAATTCCCCGACTCCAGCCCAAAGTCCTATTCCCATAAATGTTACACCTGCTAAGACTAATACAGCGACTAACCCACCTCCGCTGATAGTTAAACCTATTCCATCCTTGGGTGTCCCGCAGCCAGCTAAACCATTACCTAAACCGTTAACAGTTGTACAAAGACGCTACGCTCAAGCTGCCTGGAACTATTTCTCCGCTAATTCTCAGCCTAGCACAGGATTGGTGAGCGATCGCTCTGATGTTAAGGGTTCAACATTGTGGGGATTAGGAGATTATCTAACAGCGCTCAATGCAGCATGGGCAATGGATATAATTTCTCCCAAGGAATTTGATCAACGCATTCGACAGTTGTTGAGTGCTTTAGCGCAGATACCGCTGTATGCAGGGGAATTACCGAGTCGGGGTTATGATCCGCGAACATTGCAACCAGTAGATTATGGTGGTAATCCAGTTCCAGAAGGTACTGGCTGGTCGTCTTTAGATGTGGGAAGACTATTAGCAGCCCTTTATAATTTAAAAACAGATCACCCCGAATATACGGAAGTTGTTGATCAAATTGCTCTCGATTGGTCATACTTGCGGGTTGTGCGGGAAGGTATTCTTTCTAGTGCCAATGTCACCAAAGATAAAAGTGGGCGGTTAGTCCCCAGAATTAATCCTGAAACCCGTTTGGGTTATGAAGAATATGCTGCTAGAGGTTTTCAATTGTGGGGATTTAATGTTGATAAATCTGCTGTGGGTGGTGAATATAAAACAACATCAGTGGAGGGGGTAGAAGTCCCCATTGAACGGCTTCGTAAAGATACAAAATCAAAGGTTAATCAATATACCGTTAGTAATCCTTTCCTGCTGTATGCTCTAGAGTTTGGTTTAGATCCAAAAATGCGATCGCTCTTTACGGCAGTCTATCAAGCTCAAGCCCAACGCTACCGTAATACTGAGACTCTTACTGCCTCAGCTACTACTCTCATTGAGCGTCAACCTTACACTGTCCACAGTTCAATTATTGGTCAAAATCAGCCTTGGGTAGCCTTAGATGATGATGGTAAACTACTACCAGAGGGAAGATTAGTCAGTTCGGCTGTGGCATTTGCCTATTATGCCTTACTGCCTAAGGATAGCTATACTCAGGAATTAATCAAGGCAACAACGGACTTATATAACCCTTTGCTGGGCTTTTATGAAGGTTTTTATGAAAAAACAGGTAAAACTGCTCTTGGTTCTACTAGTAGCACTAACAGTATGATTCTACAATCTTTACTGTATACAGCAACAAAGCAACAACCCCTCCTCCGTCCTAATACGGATATGAAATCACCCTGGTGGCGAGCAGTAGCTGATGGTAATTCTGGTCGGGGTCTACCGAATACTTCTACTCAAAAAACACAATTTGTGAGTAATGGCACTGAACATTACTGGATTACTGTTAAAGATGGTATGAATTAA
- a CDS encoding glycosyltransferase has product MNSASSSYDSANFSGNSRSTLKKRTLLFRYLAEINLIFGAWYLQWRITHSINFDALWLSIPLLLAEIYSYFGGVMFVIGLWRPIVRQVKSLNQLSPPLPTCDWANVDVFITCYNEPSEMVEETARAALAIDYPTTKLRVYVLDDGNSEQMRAMSERLALEDLQSPLLQQEANRIDAELSTLNQRIEQLENLAPEVKAAEEWLQKSSLNTLNTSNTFEDIPSRFVHSLQQFILWLNPQNQNSHHASKSTIYEHLNHERSALELAIRQKELELVQLVRLRYIARPKQPGVPHHAKAGNLNYAIFSGETAGDFILTLDADHVPKPAFLKRVLPYFYTYNLYSGKYEPNRIAFVQTPQDFYNIPPGDPFGHRANLFYGPIQQGKDGMNSAFYTGTNAVLRREALVSVGLQYFADEFVKDGKKLDEFELIGGVSSNSITEDMNTAMRLHSSGWKSIYHHELLAEGLAPDDLSSTLKQRMRWSQGTIQVLMRENPLTKPGLTFWQRLHYFKTTYSYFSGFATLIFIACPIIYFFTGTIPVETYGFDFTIHFLPAFIINRLTFLAAGWGINAAELWRSEQYSISLFPLFIQSAWSVLTGQPIKFQVTPKQRQSGIYLQLIWPQLTVFILMILGIIWSIYRFAIGQLETPWVYLINTLWGIYILSLLWAIISAAVWQPQDLHKTEVK; this is encoded by the coding sequence ATGAATTCAGCCTCCTCTAGTTATGATTCAGCGAATTTTTCCGGTAATAGCCGTTCAACACTGAAAAAAAGAACCCTACTTTTTCGGTACTTAGCGGAAATCAACTTAATTTTTGGTGCTTGGTATTTACAATGGCGGATAACCCATTCTATCAACTTTGATGCTCTATGGCTGTCTATTCCTTTATTGCTGGCGGAAATTTACAGCTATTTCGGAGGAGTTATGTTTGTCATCGGATTATGGCGGCCTATAGTCCGACAGGTTAAGTCTCTCAATCAGTTAAGCCCACCTCTCCCTACCTGTGATTGGGCAAATGTAGATGTGTTTATAACCTGCTATAATGAACCCTCAGAAATGGTGGAAGAAACTGCTAGAGCAGCTTTAGCAATAGATTATCCAACCACAAAGCTGCGTGTATATGTATTAGATGATGGTAATTCTGAACAAATGCGAGCTATGTCAGAAAGATTAGCTCTGGAGGATTTACAATCACCATTATTACAACAGGAAGCTAATCGAATTGACGCGGAATTATCTACTTTAAATCAACGAATTGAGCAACTAGAAAATCTAGCACCTGAAGTAAAAGCCGCTGAAGAATGGCTGCAAAAATCATCTTTAAATACCTTAAATACTTCAAATACTTTCGAGGATATTCCCTCTAGATTTGTCCACAGTTTACAACAGTTTATTCTCTGGTTAAATCCTCAAAATCAAAATAGTCATCATGCCAGTAAATCAACTATATATGAACATCTTAATCATGAACGTAGCGCATTAGAATTAGCAATTCGTCAAAAAGAATTAGAACTTGTGCAACTGGTTAGGTTGCGGTATATTGCTCGTCCTAAACAACCAGGAGTACCTCATCATGCTAAAGCAGGTAATCTCAATTACGCCATTTTTTCTGGAGAGACCGCAGGAGATTTTATTCTTACTTTAGATGCAGATCATGTTCCTAAACCAGCATTTTTAAAGCGAGTTTTGCCATATTTCTATACCTATAATTTGTATTCAGGAAAATATGAACCAAACCGCATTGCATTTGTGCAAACTCCCCAAGATTTTTATAATATTCCTCCTGGAGACCCCTTTGGACATCGAGCCAATTTATTTTATGGACCCATTCAACAGGGTAAAGATGGCATGAATTCAGCTTTCTACACAGGTACAAATGCAGTCCTAAGAAGAGAAGCATTAGTTAGTGTGGGTTTACAATATTTTGCAGATGAATTTGTCAAAGATGGCAAAAAATTAGATGAATTTGAATTAATTGGTGGTGTTTCTAGTAATAGTATTACCGAAGATATGAATACAGCCATGCGGTTGCATAGTTCTGGTTGGAAATCAATTTATCATCATGAATTATTAGCAGAAGGACTTGCTCCTGATGATTTAAGTTCTACCCTCAAACAGCGAATGCGCTGGTCTCAAGGCACAATTCAAGTGTTAATGAGAGAAAATCCTCTCACCAAACCAGGACTGACATTTTGGCAACGATTACACTATTTTAAGACAACATATAGTTATTTTTCTGGGTTTGCAACTTTGATTTTCATTGCTTGTCCCATTATCTATTTTTTTACGGGAACTATCCCCGTGGAAACTTATGGCTTTGATTTTACTATCCATTTTCTTCCAGCTTTTATAATTAATAGGTTGACTTTTTTAGCCGCTGGTTGGGGAATTAATGCTGCGGAATTATGGCGTTCAGAACAATATTCTATCTCTTTATTTCCCCTATTCATTCAATCTGCATGGAGTGTATTAACCGGACAACCTATTAAATTTCAGGTTACACCTAAGCAGCGACAATCAGGAATTTATCTCCAGCTAATCTGGCCACAACTAACTGTGTTTATTTTGATGATTTTAGGTATAATATGGAGTATATATCGTTTCGCTATTGGTCAGTTAGAAACTCCTTGGGTTTATTTGATCAACACATTATGGGGTATATATATTTTATCTCTACTTTGGGCAATTATCAGCGCTGCTGTTTGGCAACCACAGGACTTACACAAAACAGAAGTAAAGTAG